One window of Candidatus Dependentiae bacterium genomic DNA carries:
- the rpsG gene encoding 30S ribosomal protein S7 yields MPRRKSVNFIRSVGQDPRYGSEIVQKLINVVMWRGKKNAARTIVYDAMEILTKKVGGEQEKGLTYFLKALDQIIPAIEVRPRRVGGSVYQIPMEVQPHRGRALAMRWLIHAAASRPDKTMGLRLAHELLDAHEGRGTAIKKKFDMHKMAESNRAFAHYAW; encoded by the coding sequence ATGCCAAGGCGTAAATCCGTAAACTTTATTCGCTCTGTAGGTCAAGACCCACGTTATGGCTCAGAGATAGTTCAAAAATTAATCAACGTTGTAATGTGGCGTGGCAAAAAAAATGCTGCACGCACTATAGTGTATGATGCAATGGAAATTCTTACTAAAAAAGTTGGTGGAGAACAGGAAAAAGGTCTTACTTATTTTCTTAAAGCTCTTGATCAAATTATACCAGCAATTGAAGTTCGTCCTCGTCGTGTAGGCGGTAGCGTATACCAAATTCCTATGGAAGTTCAGCCTCATCGTGGTCGTGCTTTAGCTATGCGTTGGTTAATACATGCTGCTGCTTCACGTCCTGATAAAACAATGGGCCTTCGCTTAGCTCATGAGCTTCTTGACGCTCATGAAGGACGTGGTACTGCAATTAAGAAAAAATTTGATATGCATAAAATGGCAGAGTCTAATAGAGCATTTGCTCATTATGCATGGTAA